The nucleotide sequence GAGAGGTGACAGATATGGTCATGCCTTGATCAGAATTGAGGGGGCCAAACAATAGTGCCAAACTCTGCGTCTCTGAACTACGCTATACTCCGGTTGCCCCACCAAGGCGATCAAACCGCCCGGCGCCTATTATAGAAACTCGATCACTTGGGTCAGGCTTGTCAGTGCGGGGCGAGAGATCAACCGGCGTGCTCTATAAACTATTGACCTGACCAATGACGAGATCGCCCTGCTAGAGGCGAAAACCCACACTAAACGCGGATATTAGTCACTCATGAACAAGCCTGAAGAATTTGAAGTTGAATGCCCGCATTGCGGGGAAAACAATTCAATCCCTCGCCCTGCTGGATGGGTTTGCCAGAAGTGCAACCAACCGCTTGGAGCGGGTCGTTATGGGCACAAGCTGATTTCGCCATTGACTGCCTTACTGTTGGGCATCGGTGGAACCATTGGCGCTAGAGAGCTTATGACTACCGAGCGGTACCCGATCGCGGTAGAGCATGCGATCATCGAAGCGTGCATCGACCCTTCCAGAAAACCCATGACTTATGATTTCTTGCGTCAAAAAAGAAAAGTCTGCATCTGCGCATTGGAAAAAACTCAAGACGATTTCGAAGCAGATGAGGCGCGAATCTTCAAATCCAATTCCAAGTTTCTGGACGCTTTTGAGGCGAATGTCCTGCTATGCGCTATTGGGGACTAACAAAAAATGAGGCCGCCCCGAAGGGCGGCCTCGCGTACTTGGGCGCTACTTACCCTTGGGTGGGTTGTTATCCCGCCCACCGCCGGAGGGTTCGCCGCTCTTGCTGGGCCAGCCAGCCGAGTTTTGTGATGATGCATTCATGATACGCTTTCCTTTCCAAAGTTCTCGTATGGCATTTGATGGTATTGGCATGCCTACTGGTAAACCGGATATCGACGCGTCACTTGCCCGGTTTTTTTTGCAATGCCGCGCCTTCCGCTCGTTTATCAAAACCGGTTTGGGCGGTTTTGCTTTCAGGATTTTCCTTTGCGGTCTTTTTGATCCGCTCGGCATCAGGCTTCGTCATGGACTTAGGTTTTTTGCTCATTGGATTTCACCTTTCGATTATGCATCCAGGCGCACCATACGCGTGGCAAAACCATTTTGAGCAGGGGAGTGGGGAAAAATGGGGATAGAGGAAGAGATTAAATCTACTCAGCAGGACATCAGGGAGGCACTTGAAGCCATTGGCTTATCTCACCGTAAATTTGCAGGCCGGTATTTTGATGACACACACCCCCATAGCGACGACGACAAGGAACGCTCTGACTTTCAGGAAAATTTTAAAAAGCAGCTTCAAATCGGCAGAAAGAGCCCACAAATCCTTGGGCAGTTACAGGCCTACTTGCGTTTTATCTACGCCATGCCCGAGTTCAAAAAGGCCAGGCTCATTGCGCCGCGCAATATCACTTACCCAGAGCTTAACCATGAGATCTGGCGCGGAATACGCGACATTTCAAAATCCATCGACGAAGCCTTGGCTGACCGGGCGGCCACAACAGACGAGGAGTAGCCGCACATTATTATTTTTAAGTAGCTTGGAGTTGCTGCCCAGCCAACACGCTTTCCGGCTCATAGCATCGGTCATGAGCAACGAGTAGCAACCCGTTCGAGGCCGGACTAAAGTTTGTGGCAGGCCTCGAATTTCGGGAAACCTTCGTACCGTTCGGAATGATCGCCGGTGTTGTTATCCATGCCCGGCTTGGTCAGCGTTCCCTTCGGCGCGATGTAGCTCTGGATGATCTTCTTCGGCGCCTCGGACCACGTGATGTTGAATGCCGCCAGCTTGGGGAAGAAATACAGGCCGCCATGGTCGAGATGATCGTGGATCCACCAGGCGAGCGAACGCCAGTCGGCCCCATTCGCGTAGCGATCGGCGAACCACGGCACGACCACACAGGCCGTCGCGCCCATGTTGCCGCTTGCGTCCCGGCGGTCCCAGATGTGGCCGGCGTAGTTGGCCTCGTTCGAGGCGCAGTTCAGATCGTGCGCATTGCCGTATCCGTTGACCTCGCAGGAACGATAGGCGGAACGGATCGCCAGGCCGCCGAAGGTCTGATGCAGGGGCTCCAGTAATTCTTCGCAAAGGCGCGCGCCCGCCGCGATGGCGAGGTCGGGATCGTCGGGGATGTTGGGGATGCCGTAGAAATTGGAAATCTCGCTATACAGCATGTCGCGCATGAAGAACGATGGCGACAGCCGCACCCGCCCAAGCTCTTCCAACGCCTTCATCGAACCGGGTTTGCGCATGGAATCAGTCCCATCTAAAGCCCGTTTAGAATCTCGATACGTTTTCTTTTTGCCTCTTCTTCTGTAATGAGGCCTTTTTCCACGAGCCGCTTTATTGCGATGAGCTTTTCCTCGATTTGATCCGTCGAACTCTTTTGCGATCCATCTGAACGAACAGGTTCATCGCTTGTGATTTCGAGCGACCAGACCTCATCAGAATGCGTTGAAACCGTCTGATCATTTATTCGCATCGACCCGTTTGTTTTCAGTTTTCGAGAAAGAGGCAAGCCTGTAACGGCATCAATCCATCCCTCACCTGTTATCTGAATATCCATACCAATCCCGTTAAAGCTTCCTCGAACAAATCCCTCCATTTCCTCTCGCACGGCCTTCCTGTTCCCGAACTTTCCCAACCCCATTGCGGTGTTCTTGAATTCACCTGACAACCCATCGGACGGAACGCCAAAAGACGAAAAGAATTGGGCCACATCAACCCCATCAAACAGTTCGTTGTAGATATTCAGGGGGCCTGGCTTGAATGCCCGAAAATGGTATGAAAAGAGTTGGTTCGCTCCTTCGATGGCCTGGCTGATTTGTGGGTGAGTTCCAAGACTAGAAGCAAATTTAATTTCAGATTCTCTCACATGCCCCAAAGGGTCCGTCTGCATACTCCAGTGTATTTGAGGCTCTTCCCCTGAAAATTTTTCGTTTACGGACTGACCAGAAAAATTCCCCCTCCTTTCACCACCCATAAGGCTTACTTCCCACAAAAGGAGTTCGCCCTTGCTCAAAATACGGCCATGCCCTCTTGAGGTTTCTACCCACTTTATATTCGGGCTAATTGCCGTGTGTTTGACGTAATTGAATTTGAATGATGCAACAGGGCCATAATTCAACTGGCCTACAAGGGTGGTATCTCCCCATCCGTCCGATAGTGGAAGCCAGAAGAAAAAAGCGACCACGAAAACAGAATATTTGCTCATAGGGACTGATCCAGTATCTCTTTCTTTCGTTTTGCGTATTCTTCTTTCGTAATTAGCTTTTGTTCATAAAGGCTTTTCAGCTTGCTCAACCTGTTCGTCAAATCACCATCCGAGCCCGCATCACTCCCCACTGGTGTTTCCTTATTCATCTGTGATGGCTGGTTCATTTGAACTGAAGAAAGCTGCCTTTTAAACCCGGCTTCCACCTTTGTTTTAAACCCCTCGCCCCAGGATTTTATCTTCGCAATGAACGCCATCTTTCGCTCATCCATATAGGCACGATCGCGATGCCAATCGCTGCTGCTCCACTCGGCTTGCGCCGGTGGGGAAAAGCCCTCGTTCTCGGGATTAAAGTGGTAGGTCAGATCAAGGAGCTTCAAATGATCTGCGTGCCTGTATTGGACAATGATCGTATTAAGCGGCAGCGATATCTTTCGACTGATCACGTAGTCTCTTGCCTGCTCCATGTATGGCGGAAGATTATTTGCTGTCAGCGTCAATCTGTAATGGTTAACCCCCCAACAATCCTGATCGCCTCCTCTGTAATTGGAGGTTTTTTGGATAAAGTGGATGTTGTCCCGCTCACAAAATTTGCTCTCAATCCACCCAGCAGAAGGAATATCAAGAGCGACGCCAAAATAAGCTGCACGATCAAGTGTGTTATTTTTAAATTGGCCCAAAATGCCGTGAGCAAATCTTTGTCCCGTATTATTTGAGCTGATCGATGATCCCATCAGGATCCAATCCCCATCAGGGAGAGGAATCTGGGGCGTATTGTTATTGACGCTCACAACGCCATGATAAACTTGACCGACAATGAGATTGTTTTCCGTCGGAGTCGTTGTCACACAAGAAACCAGGAACGGCGCAAGTCCGACCATCAGTAACAGTGCGGGTTTCCTCTGAAACAACATCCTGACCACCTATCTTTTCCGTCGCCAAACCCAAGGCTCCACAAACACCCCGCTCCATGCGCCACGGCGGTCGGTTTTGGCAGAGTCTTCTTCATCAACGTACTCGGCGGAGTATCGGCGGTAGGCCAGCGCCCATCCTGCGGCGACGAGGCCCTCCCCCAGGTCCATGCCGTCGACGTAGCACTTGCCGATCAGGCGTTTGTAGCGATCGCGGATGCCGCCGACGCAATGGACTTCTTTTCTCCCGATGGTAGTGGAAAGCCATGCCTTCGCCAAGCGCCCGCAGTCCTGCCGGACACCATTAATCGTGCAGGGCTGGCCCTTCTCAAACGCATCAATGCCGTGCAGGCGAACCTTCACGCCAACAACGTACAGCGTGTCGCCATCGACGACCCTGGGAATTCCCCGAAGGTCTTCGGCGAAAGCCGCCCCTGACAACAAAAGGAAGATGAGGATGTTTACGGCCCACCCGACGGGATCGGTCTTGATCATCGAAAGAAAGCGGAAACACCTACCCATGGCTTCAGCCCCCCTTGGCGCAATCGGATTGAATCCACTCGGCGCGATCGACTAGCCGAAAACCGAACATGCCTTTCTCGCCAACGGCGTTCCATTTGCCAGAGGCCGGGTCGAATGACAGGGAATAGACGGTCGCCGTTCGATAGGCGGAGTTTTTCGAACCATCGGAAAAGTGAATTATGGGTGGCGATTTATTTGAAACGATCTTGATGGCATAGAGCCAATCCGGCGTTTCAACCGTCAGGACCTTGTCGGTCATGGTGACGTTCATGGGGCCGAACCCGCCTTGCGTTTCAATGGCGGCAAACGTATCCCCGCAAACGACCTTCAGAGATGGGCCAAGGCT is from Candidatus Paceibacterota bacterium and encodes:
- a CDS encoding SHOCT domain-containing protein, which encodes MVGLAPFLVSCVTTTPTENNLIVGQVYHGVVSVNNNTPQIPLPDGDWILMGSSISSNNTGQRFAHGILGQFKNNTLDRAAYFGVALDIPSAGWIESKFCERDNIHFIQKTSNYRGGDQDCWGVNHYRLTLTANNLPPYMEQARDYVISRKISLPLNTIIVQYRHADHLKLLDLTYHFNPENEGFSPPAQAEWSSSDWHRDRAYMDERKMAFIAKIKSWGEGFKTKVEAGFKRQLSSVQMNQPSQMNKETPVGSDAGSDGDLTNRLSKLKSLYEQKLITKEEYAKRKKEILDQSL
- a CDS encoding thermonuclease family protein — protein: MIKTDPVGWAVNILIFLLLSGAAFAEDLRGIPRVVDGDTLYVVGVKVRLHGIDAFEKGQPCTINGVRQDCGRLAKAWLSTTIGRKEVHCVGGIRDRYKRLIGKCYVDGMDLGEGLVAAGWALAYRRYSAEYVDEEDSAKTDRRGAWSGVFVEPWVWRRKR